Within the Vagococcus carniphilus genome, the region TTTAGGTAAATCTGATGCAGTTTCAAAAAGAATAGCTCTATTTTTTGAAAAACACAGAACATCAGAGAACATCTCACGCCACTCTTCTACTAAAGTGGTCTGACAATGAACAAATAGTGCCACTTGATCCTCAGAAAACCGATCAATGCGAATAGGTGTGCCTGTTTTAGATGAAAAGGTAAGCTGTCCCCATTTCAAACTAGTTGATAATTCAATATTTAGATTTTTTGCTTCTTCTTTAA harbors:
- a CDS encoding DUF1801 domain-containing protein — translated: MNDHVDEIYKTYSIKEKEKLNELSHFIKEEAKNLNIELSTSLKWGQLTFSSKTGTPIRIDRFSEDQVALFVHCQTTLVEEWREMFSDVLCFSKNRAILFETASDLPKEELKICIQMALTYKKK